In Nicotiana tabacum cultivar K326 chromosome 2, ASM71507v2, whole genome shotgun sequence, the following proteins share a genomic window:
- the LOC142166888 gene encoding secreted RxLR effector protein 161-like: MSPTTSLDKYEEGKPVDKSKYQGMIGTLLYLTASYPDIMFSVCRCARFEAAPNESHLTAVKRIIRYFIGTTSHGLWYPRLNNFKLECFSVAVLVGDKDDRKSTSGTYQLLEKSLISWNRKKQGSIALSTNEAEYIAIGQCCAQLFWMMHQLSNYDLSFKTVKLFGDNSSAICLSKNSVHYSRAKHKDIKHHFIRDHVLKGDIELSFFSTENQLADIFTKPPLEDNFQTLRNLLGIITF, translated from the coding sequence ATGAGTCCAACTACATCTCTTGACAAATATGAGGAAGGAAAACCAGTggataaatcaaaatatcaaggAATGATTGGAACGTTACTTTATTTAACTGCTAGTTATCCTGACATAATGTTTAGTGTGTGCAGATGTGCCAGGTTCGAAGCAGCTCccaacgagtcacatttaacagCTGTGAAACGAATTATTAGATATTTTATTGGAACTACATCACATGGATTATGGTATCCACGTCTTAATAATTTTAAGCTTGAATGTTTTTCAGTCGCAGTTCTTGTAGGAGATAAAGATGACAGGAAAAGCACAAGTGGAACTTATCAACTACTTGAAAAATCGCTTATTTCCTGGAACCGTAAGAAACAGGGATCAATTGCATTATCTACAAATGAAGCTGAATACATTGCCATTGGacaatgttgtgctcaactattTTGGATGATGCATCAACTAAGTAACTATGATCTTTCGTTTAAGACTGTTAAACTTTTTGGTGATAATTCTAGTGCCATCTGTCTTTCAAAAAATTCAGTGCATTATTCTAGAGCAAAACATAAAGATATCAAGCATCATTTCATTAGAGACCATGTTCTTAAGGGTGACATTGAATTATCATTTTTTAGCACTGAAAATCAATTAGCTGATATTTTTACTAAGCCTCCTCTAGAGGACAACTTTCAAACCCTTAGGAATTTACTTGGCATTATTACTTTTTGA